From the genome of Apodemus sylvaticus chromosome 3, mApoSyl1.1, whole genome shotgun sequence, one region includes:
- the Gne gene encoding bifunctional UDP-N-acetylglucosamine 2-epimerase/N-acetylmannosamine kinase isoform X2 has protein sequence MEKNGNNRKLRVCVATCNRADYSKLAPIMFGIKTEPAFFELDVVVLGSHLIDDYGNTYRMIEQDDFDINTRLHTIVRGEDEAAMVESVGLALVKLPDVLNRLKPDIMIVHGDRFDALALATSAALMNIRILHIEGGEVSGTIDDSIRHAITKLAHYHVCCTRSAEQHLISMCEDHDRILLAGCPSYDKLLSAKNKDYMSIIRVWLGDDVKCKDYIVALQHPVTTDIKHSIKMFELTLDALISFNKRTLVLFPNIDAGSKEMVRVMRRKGIEHHPNFRAVKHVPFDQFIQLVAHAGCMIGNSSCGVREVGAFGTPVINLGTRQIGRETGENVLHVRDADTQDKILQALHLQFGKQYPCSKIYGDGNAVPRILKFLKSIDLQEPLQKKFCFPPVKENISQDIDHILETLSALAVDLGGTNLRVAIVSMKGEIVKKYSQFNPKTYEERISLILQMCVEAAAEAVKLNCRILGVGISTGGRVNPQEGVVLHSTKLIQEWNSVDLRTPLSDTLHLPVWVDNDGNCAAMAERKFGQGKGQENFVTLITGTGIGGGIIHQHELIHGSSFCAAELGHLVVSLDGPDCSCGSHGCIEAYASGMALQREAKKLHDEDLLLVEGMSVPKEEAVGALHLIQAAKLGNVKAQSILRTAGTALGLGVVNILHTVNPSLVILSGVLASHYIHIVKDVIRQQALASVQDVDVVVSDLADPALLGAASMVLDYTTRRIR, from the exons ATGGAGAAGAACGGGAATAACCGGAAGCTTCGGGTTTGCGTCGCTACCTGCAACCGAGCTGATTACTCCAAACTGGCCCCCATCATGTTCGGCATCAAGACAGAGCCTGCGTTCTTCGAGCTCGATGTGGTCGTGCTGGGCTCTCACCTCATCGACGACTACGG AAACACATACCGCATGATTGAGCAAGATGACTTTGACATCAACACCAGGCTGCACACGATTGTGAGAGGGGAGGACGAGGCGGCCATGGTGGAGTCGGTGGGCCTGGCACTCGTGAAGCTGCCGGACGTCCTCAACCGCCTGAAGCCCGACATCATGATTGTTCATGGGGACCGGTTCGACGCCCTGGCCTTGGCCACGTCGGCCGCCTTGATGAACATCCGCATCCTTCACATCGAAGGGGGAGAGGTCAGCGGCACTATCGACGACTCTATCAGACATGCCATAACGAAGCTGGCTCACTACCACGTGTGCTGCACCAGAAGTGCAGAGCAGCACCTGATCTCCATGTGTGAGGACCACGACCGCATCCTCCTGGCAGGCTGCCCTTCCTATGACAAGCTGCTCTCCGCCAAGAACAAGGACTATATGAGCATCATTCGGGTGTGGCTCG GTGATGATGTAAAGTGTAAAGACTACATCGTCGCCCTGCAGCACCCCGTGACCACTGACATTAAGCATTCCATAAAGATGTTCGAGTTAACACTGGATGCCCTTATCTCTTTTAACAAGAGGACCCTAGTTTTGTTTCCAAATATCGATGCAG GCAGCAAGGAGATGGTCCGCGTGATGCGGAGGAAGGGCATCGAGCATCACCCCAATTTCCGTGCAGTCAAGCACGTCCCGTTTGACCAGTTCATACAGCTGGTTGCCCACGCTGGCTGCATGATTGGGAATAGCAGCTGCGGAGTGCGGGAGGTCGGCGCCTTTGGAACCCCTGTGATCAACCTGGGCACACGGCAGATAGGAAGAGAAACGG GGGAGAATGTTCTTCATGTCAGGGATGCTGACACCCAAGATAAAATATTACAAGCACTACACCTCCAGTTCGGTAAACAGTACCCATG CTCAAAGATATATGGGGATGGAAATGCTGTTCCAAGGATTTTAAAGTTTCTCAAGTCCATTGACCTTCAAGAGCCACTACAGAAGAAATTCTGCTTCCCTCCTGTGAAGGAGAACATCTCTCAAGACATTGACCACATCCTGGAAACCCTGAGCGCCTTGGCTGTCGACCTTGGAGGGACAAATCTGAGAGTGGCGATAGTCAGCATGAAG gGTGAAATAGTTAAGAAGTACAGTCAGTTCAATCCTAAAACCTATGAAGAAAGGATAAGTTTAATCCTGCAGATGTGTGTGGAAGCCGCGGCAGAAGCTGTGAAACTCAATTGCAGGATTCTGGGAGTAG GCATCTCCACAGGCGGCCGCGTGAATCCCCAGGAAGGAGTTGTGCTACATTCCACCAAGCTGATCCAGGAATGGAACTCTGTGGACCTCAGAACGCCGCTCTCCGACACCCTGCATCTCCCCGTGTGGGTGGACAATGACGGCAACTGCGCCGCCATGGCAGAACGCAAGTTTGGCCAAGGAAAAGGACAGGAGAACTTTGTGACGCTCATCACAGGGACAG GGATCGGTGGGGGCATCATCCACCAGCACGAACTCATCCATGGCAGCTCCTTCTGTGCGGCAGAGCTCGGCCATCTCGTGGTGTCTCTGGACGGTCCTGACTGCTCCTGTGGAAGCCATGGGTGTATCGAAGCGTATGCCTCGGGGATGGCCTTGCAGAGGGAGGCAAAGAAGCTGCATGACG AGGACCTGCTCTTGGTGGAAGGGATGTCAGTGCCAAAAGAGGAAGCTGTGGGCGCCCTCCATCTCATCCAAGCTGCCAAGCTGGGCAACGTGAAGGCCCAGAGCATCTTACGGACAG CTGGAACGGCTTTGGGACTCGGGGTTGTGAACATCCTCCACACTGTGAACCCCTCCCTGGTAATCCTGT
- the Gne gene encoding bifunctional UDP-N-acetylglucosamine 2-epimerase/N-acetylmannosamine kinase isoform X1, translating to METHTRLHREQSLAGPHELYFKKLSSKKKQVMEKNGNNRKLRVCVATCNRADYSKLAPIMFGIKTEPAFFELDVVVLGSHLIDDYGNTYRMIEQDDFDINTRLHTIVRGEDEAAMVESVGLALVKLPDVLNRLKPDIMIVHGDRFDALALATSAALMNIRILHIEGGEVSGTIDDSIRHAITKLAHYHVCCTRSAEQHLISMCEDHDRILLAGCPSYDKLLSAKNKDYMSIIRVWLGDDVKCKDYIVALQHPVTTDIKHSIKMFELTLDALISFNKRTLVLFPNIDAGSKEMVRVMRRKGIEHHPNFRAVKHVPFDQFIQLVAHAGCMIGNSSCGVREVGAFGTPVINLGTRQIGRETGENVLHVRDADTQDKILQALHLQFGKQYPCSKIYGDGNAVPRILKFLKSIDLQEPLQKKFCFPPVKENISQDIDHILETLSALAVDLGGTNLRVAIVSMKGEIVKKYSQFNPKTYEERISLILQMCVEAAAEAVKLNCRILGVGISTGGRVNPQEGVVLHSTKLIQEWNSVDLRTPLSDTLHLPVWVDNDGNCAAMAERKFGQGKGQENFVTLITGTGIGGGIIHQHELIHGSSFCAAELGHLVVSLDGPDCSCGSHGCIEAYASGMALQREAKKLHDEDLLLVEGMSVPKEEAVGALHLIQAAKLGNVKAQSILRTAGTALGLGVVNILHTVNPSLVILSGVLASHYIHIVKDVIRQQALASVQDVDVVVSDLADPALLGAASMVLDYTTRRIR from the exons ATGGAAACACACACGCGTCTCCACAGGGAGCAGAGCCTCGCAGGACCTCAT gAACTCTATTTTAAGAAACTCTCAAGTAAAAAGAAGCAAGTGATGGAGAAGAACGGGAATAACCGGAAGCTTCGGGTTTGCGTCGCTACCTGCAACCGAGCTGATTACTCCAAACTGGCCCCCATCATGTTCGGCATCAAGACAGAGCCTGCGTTCTTCGAGCTCGATGTGGTCGTGCTGGGCTCTCACCTCATCGACGACTACGG AAACACATACCGCATGATTGAGCAAGATGACTTTGACATCAACACCAGGCTGCACACGATTGTGAGAGGGGAGGACGAGGCGGCCATGGTGGAGTCGGTGGGCCTGGCACTCGTGAAGCTGCCGGACGTCCTCAACCGCCTGAAGCCCGACATCATGATTGTTCATGGGGACCGGTTCGACGCCCTGGCCTTGGCCACGTCGGCCGCCTTGATGAACATCCGCATCCTTCACATCGAAGGGGGAGAGGTCAGCGGCACTATCGACGACTCTATCAGACATGCCATAACGAAGCTGGCTCACTACCACGTGTGCTGCACCAGAAGTGCAGAGCAGCACCTGATCTCCATGTGTGAGGACCACGACCGCATCCTCCTGGCAGGCTGCCCTTCCTATGACAAGCTGCTCTCCGCCAAGAACAAGGACTATATGAGCATCATTCGGGTGTGGCTCG GTGATGATGTAAAGTGTAAAGACTACATCGTCGCCCTGCAGCACCCCGTGACCACTGACATTAAGCATTCCATAAAGATGTTCGAGTTAACACTGGATGCCCTTATCTCTTTTAACAAGAGGACCCTAGTTTTGTTTCCAAATATCGATGCAG GCAGCAAGGAGATGGTCCGCGTGATGCGGAGGAAGGGCATCGAGCATCACCCCAATTTCCGTGCAGTCAAGCACGTCCCGTTTGACCAGTTCATACAGCTGGTTGCCCACGCTGGCTGCATGATTGGGAATAGCAGCTGCGGAGTGCGGGAGGTCGGCGCCTTTGGAACCCCTGTGATCAACCTGGGCACACGGCAGATAGGAAGAGAAACGG GGGAGAATGTTCTTCATGTCAGGGATGCTGACACCCAAGATAAAATATTACAAGCACTACACCTCCAGTTCGGTAAACAGTACCCATG CTCAAAGATATATGGGGATGGAAATGCTGTTCCAAGGATTTTAAAGTTTCTCAAGTCCATTGACCTTCAAGAGCCACTACAGAAGAAATTCTGCTTCCCTCCTGTGAAGGAGAACATCTCTCAAGACATTGACCACATCCTGGAAACCCTGAGCGCCTTGGCTGTCGACCTTGGAGGGACAAATCTGAGAGTGGCGATAGTCAGCATGAAG gGTGAAATAGTTAAGAAGTACAGTCAGTTCAATCCTAAAACCTATGAAGAAAGGATAAGTTTAATCCTGCAGATGTGTGTGGAAGCCGCGGCAGAAGCTGTGAAACTCAATTGCAGGATTCTGGGAGTAG GCATCTCCACAGGCGGCCGCGTGAATCCCCAGGAAGGAGTTGTGCTACATTCCACCAAGCTGATCCAGGAATGGAACTCTGTGGACCTCAGAACGCCGCTCTCCGACACCCTGCATCTCCCCGTGTGGGTGGACAATGACGGCAACTGCGCCGCCATGGCAGAACGCAAGTTTGGCCAAGGAAAAGGACAGGAGAACTTTGTGACGCTCATCACAGGGACAG GGATCGGTGGGGGCATCATCCACCAGCACGAACTCATCCATGGCAGCTCCTTCTGTGCGGCAGAGCTCGGCCATCTCGTGGTGTCTCTGGACGGTCCTGACTGCTCCTGTGGAAGCCATGGGTGTATCGAAGCGTATGCCTCGGGGATGGCCTTGCAGAGGGAGGCAAAGAAGCTGCATGACG AGGACCTGCTCTTGGTGGAAGGGATGTCAGTGCCAAAAGAGGAAGCTGTGGGCGCCCTCCATCTCATCCAAGCTGCCAAGCTGGGCAACGTGAAGGCCCAGAGCATCTTACGGACAG CTGGAACGGCTTTGGGACTCGGGGTTGTGAACATCCTCCACACTGTGAACCCCTCCCTGGTAATCCTGT